The region ACCCTTGCGTGACATCTGGTCGGCAGCAACTGCCAGGATGACCAGAATACCGGTGATCAATGTTTGGTAGACCGAGGCCACGCCCATCAGCGTCAAGCCATTGCGGAACACCCCCACAATCACGGCGCCCACCAAGGAGCCCAGGATGATGCCGCGTCCGCCAAACAGGCTGGTGCCACCCAGCACCACGGCGGTGATGGCATCGAGGTTTTCGGTTTGCCCGGCATTGGGGTCGCCGACACCGGTTCTGGCGACCGACAACATGGCGGCAATGCCATAAAACAAGCCTGCCATGGCATACACCGTGATCAGCACGCGGTCAACGCTGATCCCGGTCAGCCGGGCTGCTTCGGGGTTGTTGCCCACTGCATACAAATGGCGGCCAGGTGCGGTTTCACGCAACACAAACCAGGCCAGCACATACAAGAGCAGCATGGTCACCGTGCCCAGGCTGACTTCTGTGCTGCCCAAATTAAACGTATTGCCCAAAGCGGTCATGGACTCGGGCAGGTTGGAAATGGTTTGAGACTCTGAATAAATCTGGGTGATGGCAAATGCAATGTTCAACGTGCCCAGTGTCACGATGAATGGTGGCAACTTCACGCGAGTCACCAGCAAACCATTGAGAAAACCAAAACCCACGGCCACACCAAGCCCGCAAGCGGTGGCCAAATAAGGGTTCATGCCGTAATCAACGGCAAATTTGGTCATGACGACACCACTCAAGGCCATCACCATGCCGCATGACAGGTCAATGCCGGCCGTCAGAATGATGAGTGATTGACCAATGGCCAGCACACCAACCACCATGACTTGTTGCAATACCAAAGACAGGTTGGTACCGCTCAGGAATCGCTCGGTTTGGAGGGCGAAAAACAGGCAGGTGACTGCCAGGGCTATCCAGGGGCCAAGGGCTCCCCAGGGAATAGGGCGTTTGCTTGTCGTGGACATCACAGACTCCGGGTAAAAACAGATGAACAGGTTTCTGCGTGGCAGGGCACGTCAGTTTTCTTCACCCAGAGGGCAGGGCGCTCACCAGTCCAGGATATCTTCCTATGTCTGGTAAGCGTCAAGCCCCTGGGTGAAGCTTGGCGAATACTTATTTGGTGCCCCAGCACAGATCCAGACCTGTCTTGGCATCTTTGCTGTCCACGCCCGCAATGGCTTTGGCAGAGATCAGGGTGACGCCGGTATCGGTGTAGCCGCTTGAGCGCTTGCCGTCTTTGGCGTATTGCACGCCCGCAGCCACACCCAAGGCCGCCATCTTCAGCGGGTATTGCTGTGAGGTTGCGGTGATGATGCCTTTGGCCGTGTCTTTAATGCCTTGGCAACCACCGTCTACCGACAGGATCAGTACACCTTTTTCTTTGCCCGCCTTTTTCAAAGCGTTGTAGGCACCAGCGGCAGCAGGCTCATTGATGGTGTAAACCACGTTGATATCAGGGTTCTTTTGCAGGCAGTTTTCCATGGCCGTCTGGCCCTTGGCTTGGTTACCGTCAGTGTCGCCAGCACACACGGTCTCAGGGGTGCTGGAGAGTTCATTGGACTTGGCATCATTGGCCTTCAAGCCAAAACCGGTCATGAAACCGTTGTGGCGTTGTGCACCCACTGGGTGGCCGGGGAACAGGTCCAGCATGGCAATTTTGGCGGGCTTGTCACCCAAAGCAGCTTTGGCGTATTGACCAATCATGACACCTGCCTTGTAGTTGTCCGTTGCAAAAAGAGCATCGGCCCCTTCAAATGGGCTGTCCAGTGCAATCACTTGCACACCCTTGGCCTGCACTTTTTTCACGGTGGGGATGATGGCATCACCAGAGGCGGTGATCAAAATGGTTTTGGCACCTGCTGCGGTCATGTTTTCAATCGCTGCGATTTGGGCTGCGGTATCGCCATCTTTTTTGCCTGCGGCTGTCATCAGCTTGGCACCCATTTTTTTAGCCTCAGCTTGCGCACCTTCTTTCATCTTCACAAAAAATGGGTTGGTTTCGGTTTTGGTGATCAGGCCAATCACGGGTTGTTCTGCGGCAAAAGCGGCACTGCAGGCCAGGGTCAGGGTGCTCAGCAGAAGGGATGTCGACAGGTTCATTCGGATGCTCCTCGTTGGTTTGGCCCTTGCGGGGCGGTGGATTCACACAGTTGCAGGGGCTGAAGGCTGGCCTGCGGGTAATTACGCTTGTTGGTTTGGCGTGGCTGAACTATAGTGGCAGAATGGTTACTAAATCAAGTTGTTTTAGTTATGGAAAACCCTAATATGCTGCAAATAAACTCTTTTGTCCAGGTCGCCACCGCAGGTGAGGCGTTGATTGATTTCATTGCCCACGCTGATGGCCGTTTTGAGCCGTGCCTGGGTGGTGCGGTCTACAACCTGACCCGTGCGCTGGCGCGCCAGGGTATTGGCACGGCTTACCTCAACCCTTTGTCACGCGACCGCTTTGGTCGGCAATTGGCAAGCATGCTGACGCAAGACGGTGTGGTTCTGGCCGCACCTGAGCCGGTGGTGCAGGTCACTTCATTGGCCGTGGTCAATGTCAATGAGCGGGGCCATCCCGACTATGCGTTTTACCGTGAAGGTGTGGCCGACCGTGCCACCAGTGCCGCAGCTCTGACCCAAGCCTGCCGAGATATGGAAACCATGTCAATGGTGTGTACCGGCGCGTTGGCGCTTTCACCGGACGATGCAGACACCTACTTGCCTTGGCTGGCGGCGCAACGCCAGGCTGGGCGTACCGTGGTGGTGGATGCCAATTTGCGCCCCTCGGTGATGCCCAACCTGGAGCAATACCGTCGCCATGTATTGACCGCCTTGCAATATGCCGACGTGATCAAGGCCAGCGATGAAGACCTGGCATGCCTGGCGCTTCCGGGTGCAGATGCCTTGTCCCAGGCGCAGAACCTGCTTCAAACCAGTCGCGCCAGTGTGCTGGCCCTGACCTTGGGTGCGAAAGGTGCTGCGTTGTTGACACGTCAGGGGCAGGTGTTTCATGCGCGTGAACTGGAGCCGTTGAAGGTGGTGGATACCGTCGGTGCGGGGGATTGCTTTTTGGCTGGCCTGGTCACCGCCATGCTGGCGCACAAGCTGCCAGCCGATTGGGGTGGCGAAGTGGTGCCCGAGGGGGTTGCCAAAGACTTGCTGGGCAGTGCGATTGCCAGCGCCAGCCTGTGTGTGATGCAAAGGGGGTGTGTGCCGCCTTCACGCAGCCAGGTTCTGCAGCGGATGGCCTCTGTGGGGGTATCGTTTGTGGGTTGATGGGGAATGAATTCACGGACCCCAACCCCAATCATTCCAACGACCGATCATGACGATTCATCACAACCTGGATATGCCTGAAATCTGCCACCAGCGCATCACCCAACTGCTGTCCAGCGGCCGCCGCACCATTTTGGGCCTGGTGGCTCCACCCGGCGCAGGGAAGTCCACCCTGGCGCAAGCTTTGCTGACCAGGTTTGGTGATGCTGTACAGGTAGTGCCGATGGACGGTTTCCACCTGGCCAACAGCGAACTTGAGCGCCTGGGGCGGCGCGCCCGCAAAGGTGCACCAGACACCTTTGATGCGGCCGGATTCGTTAGCTTGCTGGCGCGTATCCAAGCGCAACAACCTGGTGATGCGGCGGTGTACGCGCCTGAGTTTCGGCGCGAGATCGACGAAGCCGTGGCCGGTGCCATTGCCGTGCAGCACAGCACACCGCTGATCGTTGTGGAGGGTAATTACCTGTTGCTGGACGACGCACCCTGGTCACAGGTGCGGGGCTTGAGCGATGAGATCTGGTACCTGGACGTGCCTGCCGATGTGCGCCATGCACGCCTGCTGGCACGCCACATACAGTTTGGCCGTACGCGTGAGGCGGCACTGGCCTGGATCGCCCACACCGATGAGCCCAACGCCGTGCGAATTGCGCAGGCGCGTCACCATGCAGATTTGTGCGTGGCTTGGGGCTGATTCTTTATTTTTAAGAAGAAAATAGGCCTCTAGTGCTTATCAATAAAGCGCTAGTAGCTCATTTATTGATAGCTTTCAGGGTAGCTTCCTCGATCAGTACTTTGTAGCTGTAGCCGGCACCAAAATCCTTGTCGTTGCGTACCGTGCCGGAGGCCGTGACCATGTCACCCAGTTTGGCTGAAGTGTTGGTGGTGACCAGGATGTCGTTGCTGGCGTTGCTCTCGGAGCCTGTGCCGTCACGCAGGTGCACCCAGTTTTTACCCATGATGCCGTTGTTGACCTTGACCACTTTGCCGTTCACCTGCACCGGTTTGTCTTTCAACGTTGTGGCCTTGGTCACCACCTCGGCCACGGTGTAGGCATTCGCACCGCTGGCTTTGGCCACTTTGATCGGGCTGGTGTCCACCGGCTTGACCTGGTTGCCATGTGCAGCCATGGTCTCTTTGCCGCCGGTTGTGGTGCCTGCAAGGTTGCCAAACACGATGCTGGGGAAGGTTTTCTTCAGCGTTTTGCTTTCAAAGTTGTTCATCACCATGGCGTTTTCGATGGTTACCTTGGCTCCTCTTTTCACGCTGGTGGTGTTCACGGCGGCCCAGGTTTCACCGTCTTTGGTCTTCAGGCGCAAGTAGGTGTAACCGTCAACGTCTTTGGTTTCCAGCACTTCACCGGAGACCACCGAGTTAGCCATGGGCGCATCCGCAGCGGCCCAAGTGAGGGGGGTGACGGATGCCGCAACGAGCAGGCCGATGGCGAATAATTTTTTCATGGTGTGTGAGGGGAGGTGAAAAAGCTGAGCATAGCAGCAAGCAAGTTCAGCAGTTGTTTGGGCTTAGTGGCATTCATCGGCGGTGTGGGAATGACTGCTGGACAACGCGAAAGTGACGATGGCACTGACCCCTCGTTTGCCTGGGCCCTCGGTGAGGACGATCTGCGCGTCATGGAGCTGCGCAATGCGCCGGCAAATCGCCAGGCCAAGGCCGGTGCCGGGTTGCTCCTGCTTGGCAAGGCGGTAGAAGCGTTCAAACACACGTTCGCGCTGTTCGGCAGGAATACCCGGGCCGTCATCGGAAACCGTCAGTTGTAATCCCGCTGGGGTGCGACACACATCAATGTTGATGTGCCCGCCGCTTGGGGTGTAGCGGATGGCGTTGTCAAGCAGGTTGCGCAGCAAGATAGCCAGCATGTCAGCATTGCCGACGAGTGGTGGCAAATGGGGTTCTACGCTGAGTTCAATGGTTTGGTCACGTGGCAGGGTCAAGGGGGCCAGTTCGGCACAGGTGGCCTGGGTGACATCGCCCATATCAAGGGGTGCGGCATCTGGCAAGCTCTGCTCAGGATCAAGCCGCGCCAGAGTCAGCATTTGCCCCACCAGCCGGATGCTTTTCTCAATGCCAAACTGCAATTGACCGATGGCTAACAGGCGTTCGGTTTCGGTCTGGGCTACTTTCACCGCAGACAGCTGGGCTTGAATGGCGGCCAGCGGTGTGCGCAACTCATGGGCGGCGTTGTCGGTAAAGCGGCGTTCACTTTCCAGTGCCTGGGCCATGCGTTGCAGCAAGTGGTTCAAGGCCAGGACAATCGGACGAATCTCTTTTGGGGTTTTGCTTTCATCGAGCAAGGTCAGGCTGTCCGGTTTTCGGGATGCAATTTCCTGACTCAGGGTTTTCAGGGGAATCAACCCTCTCTTGATTGAAAACCAAAGCAACCAGATCAGGATGGGCAACCCCAACGCAATCGGGCTGATGGAGTTCAGGGTGATGCTGTTGACCTGTTGGCTGCGCACCTTGTGAGGCTCTGACACGATGACATGTACCTGGTGCTTCCGATCCCAGATGCTGTAGTGCCGCCAGCCTTGGTTGTTCGCATCAAGGGTGTCTGAGAAACCGAGTTGATCGGTCATGGCCCAGTTGGGAGCATTGACCGAGCGATAGAGCAAATGGCCATCATTGCGCCAGGCCTGGTAGATCAGACGCTTGCCATATTCCACATTTTTGGACACCACAAAGGCTTTGGCAGGTGGACCCGTAACATCACTGGGGACGGCGGGTGTGGAGGTTCGTTTAGGCAAGTCTGGCCATTGGTCGAAGATTTGATCCACCGTGGGTGATCCCGCTGTGCCATCCCCTGCCACGGGTTGATTGGCATTGGGACTGGTCACGCGCAACAATGCCAGAGCCGAGTGTGACAGATGAATGTCGTAAAGCTCGTTCAACTCATCGGCGTTGTCCCGGATGCTTAACACGATCACCACCGCCCAATAAGCAAAGCTGACGATAACCAGTCCAATCAGCAAACGGCGGCTCAGCGATAAATGCTTGCCTGTGATCAAGGGGCGTTCCTGAGTAGGGTGTAGCCAATGCCGCGCATGGTTTTGAGGTTTTTGGCCCCGATTTTGGCGCGCAGGTTGTGAATGTGGACTTCCACCGTGTTGCTTTCGACCTGGCTGTTCCAGCCGTACAGGGCGCGTTCCAGCTGGTTGCGGGTGATGACGTTGCCGGCACCCTCCATGAGCACGCGCAACACGTCAAATTCCCGTTTGGAGAGGTTGAGCAAGACCCCATTTTTCATGACGCTGCGTGCATCCACGTCCATCGTCAGTTCACCCACGGTGTGGCGACCACCGCGCCCGGAACGTCGAATGAGTGCGCGTAGTCGGGCAATCAACTCTTCCATGTCGGTGGTTTTGACCAAAAAATCGTCGGCACCAGTGTCCAGGCTGAGGACTTTGTCATTGGTGGTGTCGCGTGCGGTGAGTACCAGCACCGGCATGCGGTTACCACGAGAGCGCAGGATTTCCAGGACCTCCAGACCGTTCATTCCAGGTAGGCTGATGTCCAGCACCATGGCCAGAAAGTCCTCGGTTTTCAAGAGATTGAGTGCGGCTTCACCATCTTTGACCCAGGTGGGATCGAAGCCGGACCGGCCGAGTGAACTGCGCAAACCGGCACCCATCAAGGCGTGGTCTTCAACGATCAGGATACGCATGGATGTTTCAACTTTGTAATGGTTCCGAAATAAATGCTTAGGACTTTCCCGAATAAACCGCCCGTATTTAGGAGGATTTCTTAGAAATGGGATTTGTTTTTAAGTTTGGGTTCACGTTCTTAAGTTTCGTGATGACCTGAATATTTACATTTGTTTACAGGTTTTACGCATCTATCGCTATCTGGGCGACTGATGTTCAGGTCGGTAAGTCTAGCAAGCAAGAGGTGTTTCACGCATGGCAATTCAATTTTCTCTAATGTGGCGCAGACTGTGCACCATCGTGTTGACGGCATGGGTGTGTAGTCTGTTACCTGCTGGCTTCGCGCTGGCTGATACGGACCCCATGGCCAATGCACGTATGGTGGGCGAAAAACGTTGCGCGGTCTGCCATGACACCGAGAAGAGTCTCTTTGGTCACACCCAGCACGCCAAAGTGTTTCGCGAGAATCCACGTAACGATACGGAAAAGTCGGTGTGTGAGGCTTGTCATGGCAACGGTTCGCTGCACGTGGCAGACACCAAAAACAAGGATCTGATTGTTGGCTTCTCCAAAGAGTGGAATACGCCGATTGAGCGTCAGACAGGTCAGTGCCTGAGTTGCCATGCTGGCGGTCAGCGTATCAACTGGCCAGGTTCCATCCACGCGACCAACAAGCTGGGTTGCTCCGACTGTCACAACCCCATGGCGCGGTTTTCGGCCACCGGTTTGATGAAAAAAGCAGGCATTACCGAAACCTGCCAAAGCTGCCATCAGCAGCAACGTGCTGAATTTCGCAAAAAGTCCCACATGCCGGTGCCTGAAGGCAAGATGACTTGCGTGGACTGTCATAACCCGCATGGCAGTACCAGCAAGAAGCTGCTCAAGGCGGACAACCTGAACGAGCTTTGCTACACCTGCCATGCCGAAAAACGCGGCCCCTTTATCTGGGAGCACGCCCCGGTGCGTGAGAACTGCATGAATTGCCATGCGCCCCATGGCTCCAATGCGGACAAGTTGCTGGTCCAGACACGGCCGTTTCTGTGTGCCTCATGCCACAGCACGACCGGCACGATGGGCCATCAGGTGTGGGGTAACAACACGTTGGGCGCTTCTGCACTGCCAACAGACCCGAACAATGCGGCAGCTGGTTTCACGCAATCCAGACGCATGACCGGGCGGTCATGCCAGAACTGTCACTCCATGATCCACGGTAGCAACAGCCCGTCTGGCGCTCGCTTCACCCGCTAACCAGATACGAGAACCATCCCATGACTCAGTTCACTATTTCTC is a window of Rhodoferax lithotrophicus DNA encoding:
- a CDS encoding ABC transporter permease, whose translation is MSTTSKRPIPWGALGPWIALAVTCLFFALQTERFLSGTNLSLVLQQVMVVGVLAIGQSLIILTAGIDLSCGMVMALSGVVMTKFAVDYGMNPYLATACGLGVAVGFGFLNGLLVTRVKLPPFIVTLGTLNIAFAITQIYSESQTISNLPESMTALGNTFNLGSTEVSLGTVTMLLLYVLAWFVLRETAPGRHLYAVGNNPEAARLTGISVDRVLITVYAMAGLFYGIAAMLSVARTGVGDPNAGQTENLDAITAVVLGGTSLFGGRGIILGSLVGAVIVGVFRNGLTLMGVASVYQTLITGILVILAVAADQMSRKGAR
- a CDS encoding sugar ABC transporter substrate-binding protein — protein: MNLSTSLLLSTLTLACSAAFAAEQPVIGLITKTETNPFFVKMKEGAQAEAKKMGAKLMTAAGKKDGDTAAQIAAIENMTAAGAKTILITASGDAIIPTVKKVQAKGVQVIALDSPFEGADALFATDNYKAGVMIGQYAKAALGDKPAKIAMLDLFPGHPVGAQRHNGFMTGFGLKANDAKSNELSSTPETVCAGDTDGNQAKGQTAMENCLQKNPDINVVYTINEPAAAGAYNALKKAGKEKGVLILSVDGGCQGIKDTAKGIITATSQQYPLKMAALGVAAGVQYAKDGKRSSGYTDTGVTLISAKAIAGVDSKDAKTGLDLCWGTK
- a CDS encoding PfkB family carbohydrate kinase — translated: MLQINSFVQVATAGEALIDFIAHADGRFEPCLGGAVYNLTRALARQGIGTAYLNPLSRDRFGRQLASMLTQDGVVLAAPEPVVQVTSLAVVNVNERGHPDYAFYREGVADRATSAAALTQACRDMETMSMVCTGALALSPDDADTYLPWLAAQRQAGRTVVVDANLRPSVMPNLEQYRRHVLTALQYADVIKASDEDLACLALPGADALSQAQNLLQTSRASVLALTLGAKGAALLTRQGQVFHARELEPLKVVDTVGAGDCFLAGLVTAMLAHKLPADWGGEVVPEGVAKDLLGSAIASASLCVMQRGCVPPSRSQVLQRMASVGVSFVG
- a CDS encoding nucleoside/nucleotide kinase family protein; amino-acid sequence: MTIHHNLDMPEICHQRITQLLSSGRRTILGLVAPPGAGKSTLAQALLTRFGDAVQVVPMDGFHLANSELERLGRRARKGAPDTFDAAGFVSLLARIQAQQPGDAAVYAPEFRREIDEAVAGAIAVQHSTPLIVVEGNYLLLDDAPWSQVRGLSDEIWYLDVPADVRHARLLARHIQFGRTREAALAWIAHTDEPNAVRIAQARHHADLCVAWG
- a CDS encoding nucleotide-binding protein, producing the protein MKKLFAIGLLVAASVTPLTWAAADAPMANSVVSGEVLETKDVDGYTYLRLKTKDGETWAAVNTTSVKRGAKVTIENAMVMNNFESKTLKKTFPSIVFGNLAGTTTGGKETMAAHGNQVKPVDTSPIKVAKASGANAYTVAEVVTKATTLKDKPVQVNGKVVKVNNGIMGKNWVHLRDGTGSESNASNDILVTTNTSAKLGDMVTASGTVRNDKDFGAGYSYKVLIEEATLKAINK
- a CDS encoding ATP-binding protein, which codes for MITGKHLSLSRRLLIGLVIVSFAYWAVVIVLSIRDNADELNELYDIHLSHSALALLRVTSPNANQPVAGDGTAGSPTVDQIFDQWPDLPKRTSTPAVPSDVTGPPAKAFVVSKNVEYGKRLIYQAWRNDGHLLYRSVNAPNWAMTDQLGFSDTLDANNQGWRHYSIWDRKHQVHVIVSEPHKVRSQQVNSITLNSISPIALGLPILIWLLWFSIKRGLIPLKTLSQEIASRKPDSLTLLDESKTPKEIRPIVLALNHLLQRMAQALESERRFTDNAAHELRTPLAAIQAQLSAVKVAQTETERLLAIGQLQFGIEKSIRLVGQMLTLARLDPEQSLPDAAPLDMGDVTQATCAELAPLTLPRDQTIELSVEPHLPPLVGNADMLAILLRNLLDNAIRYTPSGGHINIDVCRTPAGLQLTVSDDGPGIPAEQRERVFERFYRLAKQEQPGTGLGLAICRRIAQLHDAQIVLTEGPGKRGVSAIVTFALSSSHSHTADECH
- a CDS encoding response regulator transcription factor — its product is MRILIVEDHALMGAGLRSSLGRSGFDPTWVKDGEAALNLLKTEDFLAMVLDISLPGMNGLEVLEILRSRGNRMPVLVLTARDTTNDKVLSLDTGADDFLVKTTDMEELIARLRALIRRSGRGGRHTVGELTMDVDARSVMKNGVLLNLSKREFDVLRVLMEGAGNVITRNQLERALYGWNSQVESNTVEVHIHNLRAKIGAKNLKTMRGIGYTLLRNAP
- a CDS encoding DmsE family decaheme c-type cytochrome — its product is MAIQFSLMWRRLCTIVLTAWVCSLLPAGFALADTDPMANARMVGEKRCAVCHDTEKSLFGHTQHAKVFRENPRNDTEKSVCEACHGNGSLHVADTKNKDLIVGFSKEWNTPIERQTGQCLSCHAGGQRINWPGSIHATNKLGCSDCHNPMARFSATGLMKKAGITETCQSCHQQQRAEFRKKSHMPVPEGKMTCVDCHNPHGSTSKKLLKADNLNELCYTCHAEKRGPFIWEHAPVRENCMNCHAPHGSNADKLLVQTRPFLCASCHSTTGTMGHQVWGNNTLGASALPTDPNNAAAGFTQSRRMTGRSCQNCHSMIHGSNSPSGARFTR